A portion of the Sphingobacterium spiritivorum genome contains these proteins:
- a CDS encoding glutathione peroxidase has translation MEKPFYQLTALTPQGKDIPMSDYKGKVVLIVNTATKCGLAPQFEGLEELHKKYSAQGLILLGFPCDQFAGQEPESNETIEQVCMVNHGVTFQLLAKCDVNGADTHPIFRYLKKQLSGFISNRVKWNFTKFVIDKNGQPFKRYAPTTKPKALEKDIIKLLQS, from the coding sequence ATGGAAAAACCATTTTATCAGTTGACAGCCCTTACTCCCCAAGGGAAGGACATTCCGATGTCCGATTATAAAGGCAAAGTAGTATTGATTGTCAATACAGCCACAAAATGCGGATTAGCTCCTCAGTTTGAGGGTCTGGAAGAGCTTCATAAAAAATACAGTGCGCAAGGACTTATTCTATTAGGGTTTCCATGCGATCAGTTTGCCGGACAGGAACCCGAAAGTAACGAGACTATAGAGCAGGTATGTATGGTCAATCATGGCGTCACCTTTCAATTGCTTGCAAAGTGCGATGTGAATGGTGCTGACACGCATCCGATATTCAGATATCTTAAAAAACAACTTTCCGGTTTTATCAGTAACCGTGTCAAATGGAACTTTACCAAATTTGTGATTGACAAGAACGGTCAGCCTTTTAAACGATATGCGCCTACCACAAAACCAAAAGCACTCGAAAAAGACATTATCAAATTACTTCAATCCTAA
- a CDS encoding response regulator transcription factor encodes MQHIHILLAEDEVLMGKIIKEALESRGFTVTWVTDGLKAFSSFRAQRPDICIFDVMMPVQDGFTVAKEIRKIDNDIPILFLTAKSSTADIVEGFELGANDYLKKPFSMEELIVRIKSQLKRSAPIKETSTSPEIAIGKYKLNFESLSLQYGPLKQDLTFKEAMLLKMLVDNKNGVLDRSIALKYIWGDDSYLLSRSMDVFITKLRRMLSKDTDIKIVNIRGIGFKLIINE; translated from the coding sequence ATGCAACACATCCATATCCTTTTAGCCGAAGATGAAGTCTTAATGGGAAAAATTATTAAGGAAGCCCTGGAAAGCAGAGGTTTTACAGTTACATGGGTCACAGACGGGCTCAAAGCTTTTTCTTCATTTCGGGCACAACGTCCTGATATCTGTATTTTTGATGTCATGATGCCCGTGCAGGACGGATTTACAGTAGCAAAGGAAATACGCAAAATAGATAATGATATTCCCATCCTGTTTCTCACAGCCAAATCTTCAACTGCAGATATTGTGGAGGGTTTTGAACTTGGAGCAAATGATTATCTCAAAAAACCTTTCAGTATGGAAGAACTGATCGTCCGTATCAAATCTCAGTTAAAAAGGTCTGCTCCGATAAAAGAGACTTCAACCAGTCCAGAAATCGCTATCGGTAAGTATAAACTGAATTTTGAGAGTTTGTCTCTCCAGTATGGCCCACTGAAGCAAGACCTCACCTTCAAAGAGGCTATGTTACTAAAGATGTTGGTTGATAATAAAAATGGTGTTCTGGACAGAAGTATAGCTTTAAAATACATCTGGGGAGATGACAGCTATCTGCTCTCCCGGAGTATGGATGTATTCATCACTAAATTAAGAAGGATGTTAAGCAAAGATACAGACATCAAGATTGTCAATATCAGAGGAATAGGTTTCAAGCTGATTATTAATGAATAA
- a CDS encoding DUF4256 domain-containing protein yields the protein MKNNNKSELSAAHHQDLIEVLKARFEKHIHRHPDLHWDKVSARLEAAPDKLRSLYEMEETGGEPDVVSYDKKSGVCTFFDCSAETPKGRRSLSYDREGQDSRKEHRPENNAIDLAMEMGIELLSEEQYRYLQQLGNFDNKTSSWLRTPDPIRKLGGAIFGDFRYGQVFIYHNGASSYYAVRGFRGWIAI from the coding sequence ATGAAAAACAATAACAAATCCGAATTGTCTGCTGCTCATCATCAGGACCTTATTGAGGTATTAAAAGCACGCTTTGAAAAACATATTCACCGTCATCCGGATCTGCATTGGGATAAAGTATCAGCCCGTCTGGAAGCTGCACCGGATAAACTCCGGTCACTCTATGAAATGGAAGAAACGGGTGGTGAGCCGGATGTGGTTAGTTATGATAAAAAATCAGGAGTTTGTACTTTCTTTGACTGTTCTGCTGAAACCCCAAAAGGGCGCAGAAGCCTCAGCTATGACCGGGAAGGACAAGACTCAAGAAAAGAACACAGACCTGAAAATAATGCCATAGATCTGGCTATGGAAATGGGAATTGAGTTGCTGTCTGAAGAACAATACCGTTATTTACAACAACTTGGCAATTTTGATAACAAAACATCCAGTTGGTTACGCACACCTGATCCGATCCGCAAGTTAGGGGGTGCTATATTCGGTGACTTTCGTTACGGACAGGTTTTTATCTATCACAATGGAGCCTCCTCTTATTATGCTGTAAGAGGATTTCGTGGATGGATAGCGATATAA
- a CDS encoding SRPBCC family protein has protein sequence MPTIRIETLIKAPIERVFDLSRSIDIHQFSTRQTNEKAIAGRLSGLIELHETVTWRARHFGIYQKLSVAITAFDRPHMFEDKMLKGAFKSMEHIHLFEQHTDGTLMIDKFTFEAPLGLLGRIAEKAFLRAYMADFLKKRNEAIKSIAEGEQWRHFV, from the coding sequence ATGCCGACTATCCGGATTGAAACATTGATCAAAGCCCCCATAGAACGTGTATTTGATCTCAGCAGAAGTATCGATATTCATCAGTTTTCTACACGTCAAACAAATGAAAAAGCTATTGCTGGCAGATTATCCGGATTGATAGAACTTCACGAAACCGTGACCTGGCGGGCCAGACACTTTGGCATCTATCAAAAGTTAAGTGTGGCCATCACTGCATTTGACAGGCCTCATATGTTTGAAGATAAAATGCTGAAAGGTGCATTTAAGAGTATGGAACATATACATCTGTTTGAACAGCATACAGATGGAACCCTGATGATTGATAAATTTACTTTCGAAGCTCCCTTAGGTCTGCTGGGACGAATAGCAGAGAAAGCATTCCTGAGAGCCTATATGGCTGATTTTCTGAAGAAAAGAAATGAAGCTATAAAATCCATAGCTGAAGGAGAACAATGGAGACACTTCGTCTGA
- the metA gene encoding homoserine O-succinyltransferase — MPVKIPNNLPAIELLKKENIFVMSDLRANTQDIRPMRVLILNLMPLKISTETDFVRLLSNNPLQVEVEFLRLDSHTSKNTPEEHLELFYKGFGEIKENFYDGMIITGAPVEMMKFEDVNYWEEVTMIFDWARKHVTSSLYICWASQAALYHFYGVEKVPLDDKLFGVFKHTATEKTHPLFRGFDDEFFIPHSRHTTILKNDLEDKEEVSILSESAGAGIAIASSRGGREFYLTGHSEYAPLTLHEEYVRDVEKGLPIEVPQNYYTDNNPANPPLVRWTSHANLLFNNWLNYFVYQETPYDLKDVEHLGDIKVNS, encoded by the coding sequence ATGCCTGTTAAAATACCCAATAATTTGCCAGCTATAGAGCTTCTGAAAAAGGAAAACATATTTGTAATGAGTGACCTTCGGGCCAATACACAGGATATTCGTCCTATGCGTGTACTTATTCTGAATCTAATGCCTTTGAAGATCTCTACAGAAACAGATTTTGTCAGGTTGCTTTCTAATAACCCCTTGCAGGTGGAGGTCGAATTTCTCAGACTGGACTCCCATACATCAAAAAATACACCGGAAGAACATCTGGAATTGTTCTATAAAGGTTTCGGAGAGATAAAGGAAAACTTTTATGACGGAATGATCATCACCGGTGCTCCTGTAGAAATGATGAAATTTGAAGATGTTAATTATTGGGAAGAAGTTACAATGATCTTCGATTGGGCTAGAAAGCATGTTACTTCCTCCTTATACATCTGTTGGGCTTCTCAGGCAGCTTTATACCATTTTTATGGCGTAGAGAAAGTACCGCTTGATGACAAATTATTTGGCGTTTTCAAACATACGGCCACTGAAAAAACACATCCTTTATTCAGAGGATTTGATGATGAATTTTTTATTCCGCATAGCAGACACACCACGATCCTGAAGAACGATCTGGAAGATAAAGAAGAAGTATCAATCTTATCTGAGTCGGCAGGTGCCGGAATTGCAATCGCTTCCTCGAGAGGAGGACGTGAGTTTTATCTGACCGGTCACTCTGAGTATGCTCCGCTTACACTGCACGAAGAGTATGTGCGGGATGTGGAAAAAGGACTGCCGATAGAAGTCCCTCAAAACTATTATACGGATAATAACCCGGCAAATCCGCCACTGGTGAGATGGACAAGTCACGCAAATCTGCTGTTCAACAACTGGCTTAACTATTTTGTATACCAGGAGACTCCATATGATCTCAAAGATGTGGAGCATCTGGGAGACATTAAAGTCAATAGCTAG
- a CDS encoding PLP-dependent aminotransferase family protein: MKSSKYEVFTSFIEKNINEGIYLPGDKLPSVREVKDKYQISITTVQSGYEYLIIRGLVESIPKSGYFVRVATEKEQEKIPSRRKPVVRDSLFKNNLLLTTSLRSGRQLSEFNVAAPGDLLVPQKLLLRTMQQVIREEGASLLRYYPANGSFDLRNTISRYAAGYQTVYSPEELLITDGALQSLYIALSSVCTAGDIIAVESPCVFSVLEIIRVLHLKVIEIPADTQSGFDVDFFRKACEKNTIKAVLVTPNFHNPTGVLLSDEKKKALLRIIQHGGIALIENDIYGDLSFTNKRPLPVKAFDESGLVMTYSSYSKTLAPGIRLGWLSAGRFMERAEQIRFSLGSSVSPVYQETVNRLLKTNSYDRHLRNFRMQLAKNAHFTVRLLTESFPKDITLLTPSGGYNIWVRMPERVNMEDFYQQCNKIGVRFTPGYTFSFSGIFSNYFRLVFSDNYTAQRIEAIRLAGQLAG, from the coding sequence ATGAAATCCTCTAAATATGAAGTCTTCACCTCTTTTATAGAAAAGAATATCAATGAGGGTATATATCTCCCCGGTGATAAACTTCCTTCGGTTCGTGAAGTAAAAGATAAATATCAGATCAGCATAACCACGGTACAGAGCGGATATGAATATCTTATTATCCGAGGCTTAGTCGAAAGTATTCCCAAATCCGGCTATTTTGTACGTGTTGCCACCGAAAAAGAACAAGAAAAGATTCCTTCCCGCCGAAAACCTGTAGTAAGAGACTCTCTGTTCAAAAATAATCTCCTCCTGACAACCTCTCTCCGCTCCGGCCGTCAACTTTCTGAGTTTAATGTCGCAGCACCGGGAGATTTATTAGTACCTCAAAAGCTATTACTCCGCACGATGCAACAGGTTATTCGGGAAGAAGGAGCCAGCTTATTACGGTATTATCCCGCGAATGGATCTTTTGATCTCCGTAATACGATATCAAGATATGCCGCCGGGTATCAGACTGTCTATTCTCCGGAAGAATTGCTGATTACAGACGGAGCATTGCAGTCTTTGTATATCGCATTATCTTCAGTATGCACTGCAGGTGATATTATTGCAGTAGAAAGCCCCTGTGTCTTTTCGGTACTGGAAATTATCCGGGTACTTCACCTGAAAGTAATAGAAATACCTGCAGATACGCAAAGTGGATTCGATGTAGACTTTTTTCGAAAAGCATGCGAAAAAAACACCATAAAAGCAGTGCTGGTTACGCCCAATTTTCATAATCCGACCGGTGTATTATTATCGGATGAAAAGAAGAAAGCTCTGCTCCGTATTATACAACATGGAGGAATCGCCTTAATAGAGAACGACATTTACGGAGATCTGAGCTTCACGAATAAAAGGCCGCTTCCTGTTAAAGCATTTGATGAAAGCGGACTTGTGATGACGTATTCCTCATATTCCAAAACGTTGGCTCCGGGTATCAGACTTGGCTGGTTATCTGCCGGACGATTTATGGAACGTGCTGAACAGATCAGATTTTCATTGGGTAGCAGTGTATCTCCAGTTTATCAGGAAACCGTAAACCGCTTGTTGAAAACAAACAGTTATGACCGCCACCTGCGCAACTTCCGTATGCAGCTGGCAAAAAATGCGCATTTCACAGTCCGGCTTCTAACAGAGAGTTTTCCGAAAGACATTACGCTGCTCACCCCTTCAGGTGGCTACAATATATGGGTCAGAATGCCTGAACGGGTCAATATGGAGGACTTTTACCAACAATGCAATAAGATTGGCGTACGATTCACTCCGGGGTATACTTTTTCATTTTCAGGGATATTTTCTAACTACTTCAGACTAGTTTTTTCCGATAACTATACCGCTCAACGGATAGAAGCGATCAGACTTGCCGGCCAGTTGGCCGGATAG
- a CDS encoding DUF2071 domain-containing protein — protein MEFLKNHPFAVEAFFDSSIVLTFALPKQQLQKFIPDCLELDLFENKWAFIAVALVQTSSLRPKGFPSFMGHDFFLIGYRIFVRYSNADGKKYRGLYILKSETDKKKMEYLGNIFTHYNYSTTDILKINKDDFISVSSKKSGFEIQITRSEEDIQIPEGSIFSDWKDARKFAGPLPFTFSYNSANKKVLIIEGVRQNWKPSPIQIKAYHFDFFEHLNLDTPVLSSAFEIKNVPYYWKKGRTESWH, from the coding sequence ATGGAATTTTTAAAAAATCATCCCTTTGCAGTTGAAGCATTTTTTGACAGTTCAATTGTCCTCACTTTTGCTTTGCCTAAACAACAGCTTCAGAAATTCATACCCGATTGTCTGGAATTAGATCTTTTTGAAAACAAATGGGCTTTTATAGCTGTAGCATTGGTACAGACCTCTTCCCTGAGGCCCAAAGGATTTCCGTCTTTTATGGGGCACGATTTTTTTCTCATCGGTTACCGGATCTTCGTTCGCTACAGCAATGCAGATGGAAAAAAATACAGGGGGCTCTATATTTTAAAATCTGAAACGGATAAAAAGAAAATGGAATACCTGGGAAATATTTTCACGCATTACAATTACTCCACTACAGATATTTTAAAGATAAATAAAGATGATTTTATTTCTGTAAGTTCAAAAAAGTCCGGTTTCGAAATTCAGATCACCAGATCAGAAGAGGACATTCAGATCCCGGAAGGATCCATATTTTCGGACTGGAAAGATGCACGGAAATTTGCAGGTCCACTTCCCTTTACATTTTCATACAATTCAGCAAATAAAAAGGTATTGATCATAGAAGGTGTTCGTCAAAACTGGAAACCTTCACCTATACAGATAAAAGCTTACCATTTTGATTTTTTCGAACATTTAAATTTGGATACGCCTGTTTTATCCAGCGCTTTTGAAATAAAAAATGTTCCTTATTACTGGAAGAAAGGAAGAACAGAGTCATGGCATTAA
- a CDS encoding DoxX-like family protein: MASQLNNRNPVRFENLIISLVWLINGLFCKVLDFEPRHQQIVGTILDQEHARALTLLIGLAEILMAAWILTGFKSRFNAITQIVVVITMNIIEFVVVPDLLLWGRLNLVFAVLFAGFIYYTEFVRYKKAGPQI, translated from the coding sequence ATGGCCAGTCAACTAAACAATCGCAATCCGGTTCGTTTTGAAAACCTGATCATCAGCCTGGTCTGGCTGATCAATGGTTTATTCTGTAAAGTTCTTGACTTTGAACCCCGGCATCAGCAGATTGTCGGGACAATCCTGGATCAGGAGCATGCCAGAGCCTTAACACTACTGATCGGGCTGGCCGAAATTCTAATGGCTGCGTGGATTTTGACAGGATTTAAATCCAGATTCAATGCTATTACACAGATTGTGGTGGTGATCACGATGAATATAATAGAATTTGTAGTCGTACCTGACCTTCTTTTATGGGGCAGGCTTAATCTCGTATTTGCCGTCCTATTTGCAGGATTTATATACTATACTGAATTTGTACGCTATAAAAAGGCAGGACCGCAAATCTGA
- a CDS encoding class I SAM-dependent methyltransferase, producing the protein MALKRKPFEGVGNIIRFNWHFYVIALLILFISIFFHSYLPTHLQFVLITGNVIAGITILISLIVSYYIYDLSDLYQLRWVGKMDHKNVLNINAGFDETSRILKSISPDIHLTTCDFYDPEKHTEISIKRARKIYPSKDAVCVQTTQLPFEDNRFDICLAILSAHEIRNQEERILFFRELNRVTKSDGQIMITEHLRDSHNFLAYTIGFLHFYSKKDWMYVFQQAGLLLKEEIKVTPFVSTFILEKNGITT; encoded by the coding sequence ATGGCATTAAAGCGAAAACCTTTTGAGGGAGTAGGGAATATTATCCGGTTTAACTGGCATTTTTATGTCATTGCCCTACTGATTTTATTTATTTCCATCTTCTTTCACTCCTATCTTCCAACTCATTTGCAATTCGTTCTTATCACAGGAAATGTGATAGCGGGGATAACCATTCTCATTTCCCTGATAGTTTCTTATTATATCTATGATTTATCGGATCTGTATCAGTTGAGATGGGTTGGTAAAATGGATCATAAAAATGTATTGAATATCAATGCCGGATTTGATGAAACGAGCAGGATTTTAAAAAGCATCTCACCGGATATTCATCTTACGACATGTGACTTTTATGATCCGGAAAAGCATACCGAAATATCCATAAAAAGAGCCCGGAAGATCTACCCGTCAAAGGATGCTGTTTGCGTACAGACAACACAACTACCTTTTGAAGATAATAGGTTCGATATCTGTCTCGCTATACTTTCAGCACATGAAATCAGAAATCAGGAGGAGCGTATCCTATTTTTCAGAGAGCTGAACCGTGTGACCAAGTCAGACGGGCAGATCATGATAACCGAGCACTTGCGGGATAGCCATAATTTTTTAGCTTATACTATTGGATTTCTGCATTTTTACTCCAAAAAAGATTGGATGTATGTCTTTCAGCAGGCTGGTCTTCTGTTAAAAGAGGAGATTAAAGTAACCCCATTTGTGAGTACATTTATATTAGAAAAAAATGGAATTACAACTTAA
- a CDS encoding N-acetyltransferase — MKIITKFVIATEQDIERLSLLAKDISTEKFSSVVEEQQLSTYLTANFNEKHLLKEVNSLSNQWLMVNVDDRPAGFARITSKGIRPDTCSHNRMIRIADFGILKAYENTTAKDSLLEKCLALCRSYDSIWITEYVEDSLKEYFKKNAFTILQNSGEHEGLPLHIVSMLREQS, encoded by the coding sequence ATGAAAATAATTACAAAATTCGTAATTGCTACAGAACAGGATATTGAAAGGCTTTCGCTGCTGGCGAAAGATATTTCCACTGAAAAATTTTCATCGGTTGTAGAAGAACAACAACTGAGCACTTATTTAACGGCTAATTTTAATGAAAAACATCTGTTAAAAGAGGTTAATAGCTTATCCAATCAATGGCTTATGGTCAACGTAGATGATCGGCCGGCAGGATTTGCACGAATTACCTCTAAAGGTATTAGGCCGGATACATGTTCCCATAATCGTATGATCAGAATCGCAGATTTTGGTATTTTGAAAGCTTATGAAAATACAACTGCAAAGGATTCGTTACTGGAAAAATGTCTGGCACTTTGCCGGTCGTACGACAGCATCTGGATTACGGAATATGTAGAAGATTCTTTAAAAGAATATTTTAAAAAGAATGCTTTTACTATATTACAGAACAGCGGTGAGCACGAAGGTCTGCCCCTACACATTGTGAGTATGTTAAGAGAACAATCTTAG